The Equus asinus isolate D_3611 breed Donkey chromosome 4, EquAss-T2T_v2, whole genome shotgun sequence genome has a segment encoding these proteins:
- the CCNT2 gene encoding cyclin-T2 isoform X3: protein MLQTLGFEITIEHPHTDVVKCTQLVRASKDLAQTSYFMATNSLHLTTFCLQYKPTVIACVCIHLACKWSNWEIPVSTDGKHWWEYVDPTVTLELLDELTHEFLQILEKTPSRLKRIRNWRANQAAKKPKVDGQVSETPLLGSSLVQNSILVDSVTGVPTNPSFQKPSTSAFPAPVPLNSGNISVQDSHTSDNLSMLATGIPSTSYGLSSHQEWPQHQESARTEQMYSQKQETSLSSSQYSINFQQGPSVSLHSGLHHRPDKISDHSSIKQEYTHKAGSSKHHGPISATPGVIPQKMSLDKYREKRKLETLDLDVRDHYIAAQVEQQHKHVQSQAASSSSVTSPIKMKIPITNTEKPEKYMADKKEKSGSLKLRIPIPPTDKSASKEELKMKIKVSSSERHSSSDESSGKSKHSSPHISRDHKEKHKEHPSNRHHPSSHKHSHSHSGSSSGGSKHSADGIPPTVLRSPVGLSSDGISSSSSSSRKKLHINDASHNHHSKMSKSSKSSGSSSSSSSSVKQYISSHNSVFNHPLPPPPPVTYQVGYGHLSTLVKLDKKPVETNGPDVNHEYSTNSQHMDYKDTFDMLDSLLSAQGMNM from the exons GTTTTGAGATCACCATTGAACACCCACACACAGATGTGGTGAAATGTACCCAGTTAGTAAGAG caAGCAAGGATTTGGCACAGACATCCTATTTCATGGCTACCAACAG TCTTCATCTTACAACCTTCTGTCTTCAGTACAAACCAACAGTGATAGCATGTGTATGCATTCATTTGGCTTGCAAATGGTCCAATTGGGAGATTCCTGTGTCAACTGATGGAAAACATTGGTGGGAATATGTGGATCCTACAGTTACTCTAGAATTACTAGATG agttaaCACATGAGTTTCTACAAATATTGGAGAAAACGCCTAGTAGGTTGAAGAGGATTCGAAACTGGAGG GCTAATCAGGCGGCCAAGAAACCAAAAGTAGATGGACAAGTATCAGAAACGCCACTTCTTGGTTCATCTTTGGTCCAGAATTCCATTTTAGTAGATAGTGTTACTGGTGTGCCTACAAACCCAAGTTTTCAGAAACCATCTACATCAGCATTCCCTGCACCAGTACCTCTCAATTCAGGAAATATTTCTGTTCAAGacagccatacatctgataaTTTGTCAATGCTAGCAACAGGAATACCAAGTACCTCATATGGTTTGTCATCACACCAAGAATGGCCTCAACACCAAGAATCAGCAAGGACAGAACAGATGTATtcacagaaacaggagacatCTTTGTCTAGTAGCCAGTACAGCATCAACTTTCAGCAGGGACCTTCTGTGTCACTGCATTCAGGATTACATCACAGACCTGACAAAATTTCTGATCATTCTTCTATTAAGCAAGAATATACTCATAAAGCAGGGAGCAGTAAACACCATGGGCCAATTTCTGCTACTCCTGGAGTAATTCCTCAGAAAATGTCTTTagataaatatagagaaaaacGTAAGCTAGAAACTCTTGATCTGGATGTAAGAGATCATTATATAGCTGCCCAGGTAGAACAGCAACACAAACACGTGCAGTCACAGgcagccagcagcagctctgTAACTTCtcccattaaaatgaaaattcccaTCACAAATACTGAAAAACCTGAAAAATACATGGCAGATAAGAAGGAAAAGAGTGGATCGCTGAAATTACGGATTCCAATACCCCCCACTGATAAAAGTGCCAGTAAAGAAGAactgaaaatgaagataaaagtcTCTTCCTCAGAAAGACACAGCTCTTCCGATGAAAGCAGTGGGAAGAGCAAGCATTCCAGCCCACACATTAGCAGAGACCATAAGGAGAAGCACAAGGAGCATCCCTCCAACCGCCACCACCCCAGCAGCCACAAGCATTCCCACTCACATAGTGGCAGCAGCAGTGGTGGCAGCAAACACAGTGCTGATGGAATACCACCCACTGTTCTGAGGAGTCCTGTTGGCCTGAGCAGTGATGGCATTTCTTCTAGTTCCAGCTCTTCAAGGAAGAAGCTGCATATCAATGATGCATCTCACAACCACCACTCCAAAATGAGCAAAAGTTCCAAAAGTTCAGGTAGTTCATCTAGTTCTTCCTCCTCTGTTAAGCAGTATATATCCTCTCACAACTCTGTTTTTAACCATCCCTTACCCCCTCCTCCCCCTGTCACATACCAGGTGGGCTACGGACATCTCAGCACCCTCGTGAAACTGGACAAGAAGCCAGTGGAGACCAACGGTCCTGATGTCAATCACGAGTACAGTACAAACAGCCAGCATATGGACTACAAAGACACATTCGACATGCTGGACTCGCTGTTAAGTGCCCAAGGAATGAACATGTAA
- the CCNT2 gene encoding cyclin-T2 isoform X4, which produces MLLKIFSSIENDGALVIFVSTSKDLAQTSYFMATNSLHLTTFCLQYKPTVIACVCIHLACKWSNWEIPVSTDGKHWWEYVDPTVTLELLDELTHEFLQILEKTPSRLKRIRNWRANQAAKKPKVDGQVSETPLLGSSLVQNSILVDSVTGVPTNPSFQKPSTSAFPAPVPLNSGNISVQDSHTSDNLSMLATGIPSTSYGLSSHQEWPQHQESARTEQMYSQKQETSLSSSQYSINFQQGPSVSLHSGLHHRPDKISDHSSIKQEYTHKAGSSKHHGPISATPGVIPQKMSLDKYREKRKLETLDLDVRDHYIAAQVEQQHKHVQSQAASSSSVTSPIKMKIPITNTEKPEKYMADKKEKSGSLKLRIPIPPTDKSASKEELKMKIKVSSSERHSSSDESSGKSKHSSPHISRDHKEKHKEHPSNRHHPSSHKHSHSHSGSSSGGSKHSADGIPPTVLRSPVGLSSDGISSSSSSSRKKLHINDASHNHHSKMSKSSKSSGSSSSSSSSVKQYISSHNSVFNHPLPPPPPVTYQVGYGHLSTLVKLDKKPVETNGPDVNHEYSTNSQHMDYKDTFDMLDSLLSAQGMNM; this is translated from the exons ATGTTGTTGAAGATTTTCAGTAGTATAGAAAATGATGGCGCTCTTGTGATATTTGTAAGTA caAGCAAGGATTTGGCACAGACATCCTATTTCATGGCTACCAACAG TCTTCATCTTACAACCTTCTGTCTTCAGTACAAACCAACAGTGATAGCATGTGTATGCATTCATTTGGCTTGCAAATGGTCCAATTGGGAGATTCCTGTGTCAACTGATGGAAAACATTGGTGGGAATATGTGGATCCTACAGTTACTCTAGAATTACTAGATG agttaaCACATGAGTTTCTACAAATATTGGAGAAAACGCCTAGTAGGTTGAAGAGGATTCGAAACTGGAGG GCTAATCAGGCGGCCAAGAAACCAAAAGTAGATGGACAAGTATCAGAAACGCCACTTCTTGGTTCATCTTTGGTCCAGAATTCCATTTTAGTAGATAGTGTTACTGGTGTGCCTACAAACCCAAGTTTTCAGAAACCATCTACATCAGCATTCCCTGCACCAGTACCTCTCAATTCAGGAAATATTTCTGTTCAAGacagccatacatctgataaTTTGTCAATGCTAGCAACAGGAATACCAAGTACCTCATATGGTTTGTCATCACACCAAGAATGGCCTCAACACCAAGAATCAGCAAGGACAGAACAGATGTATtcacagaaacaggagacatCTTTGTCTAGTAGCCAGTACAGCATCAACTTTCAGCAGGGACCTTCTGTGTCACTGCATTCAGGATTACATCACAGACCTGACAAAATTTCTGATCATTCTTCTATTAAGCAAGAATATACTCATAAAGCAGGGAGCAGTAAACACCATGGGCCAATTTCTGCTACTCCTGGAGTAATTCCTCAGAAAATGTCTTTagataaatatagagaaaaacGTAAGCTAGAAACTCTTGATCTGGATGTAAGAGATCATTATATAGCTGCCCAGGTAGAACAGCAACACAAACACGTGCAGTCACAGgcagccagcagcagctctgTAACTTCtcccattaaaatgaaaattcccaTCACAAATACTGAAAAACCTGAAAAATACATGGCAGATAAGAAGGAAAAGAGTGGATCGCTGAAATTACGGATTCCAATACCCCCCACTGATAAAAGTGCCAGTAAAGAAGAactgaaaatgaagataaaagtcTCTTCCTCAGAAAGACACAGCTCTTCCGATGAAAGCAGTGGGAAGAGCAAGCATTCCAGCCCACACATTAGCAGAGACCATAAGGAGAAGCACAAGGAGCATCCCTCCAACCGCCACCACCCCAGCAGCCACAAGCATTCCCACTCACATAGTGGCAGCAGCAGTGGTGGCAGCAAACACAGTGCTGATGGAATACCACCCACTGTTCTGAGGAGTCCTGTTGGCCTGAGCAGTGATGGCATTTCTTCTAGTTCCAGCTCTTCAAGGAAGAAGCTGCATATCAATGATGCATCTCACAACCACCACTCCAAAATGAGCAAAAGTTCCAAAAGTTCAGGTAGTTCATCTAGTTCTTCCTCCTCTGTTAAGCAGTATATATCCTCTCACAACTCTGTTTTTAACCATCCCTTACCCCCTCCTCCCCCTGTCACATACCAGGTGGGCTACGGACATCTCAGCACCCTCGTGAAACTGGACAAGAAGCCAGTGGAGACCAACGGTCCTGATGTCAATCACGAGTACAGTACAAACAGCCAGCATATGGACTACAAAGACACATTCGACATGCTGGACTCGCTGTTAAGTGCCCAAGGAATGAACATGTAA